In a single window of the Hyalangium gracile genome:
- a CDS encoding bifunctional acetate--CoA ligase family protein/GNAT family N-acetyltransferase — protein sequence MATRSPLEPTYDLLHQQARHPLDALFAPRSVAVVGASERQGSVGRTILWNLISSPFGGTVYPVNPKRNNVLGIRAWPSISAIPEQVDLAVVVTPSPTVPAVIRECVQAGVKGAIIISAGFKETGPEGVRLEQEVMAAARGHLRIIGPNCLGVMRPTSGLNATFAGAMARPGNVAFISQSGALLTGILDWSLRESVGFSAFVSMGSMLDVGWGDLIDYLGNDPRTRSILLYMESIGDARAFLSSAREVALQKPIIVIKAGRTAQAAQAAASHTGTLAGSDEVLTAAFRRAGVLRVDSISDLFYMAEVLARQPRPEGRRLTLITNAGGPGVLATDALVSGGGELAKLSEQTVTALDEFLPPQWSHGNPVDILGDADPERYAKTLEVAGADENSDGLLVILTPQDMTEPTQTADRLKPYARMGKPVLASWMGGSAVAAGERILNDAGIPTFGYPDTAARIFNYMWRYSYNLSALYETPTLAEEPTGDARERAQALIHAVRSEGRTLLTEYESKQLLAAYGIPTVETRLAGTVDEAVAQAESLGYPVVVKLHSRSITHKTDVGGVRLNLGSAAAVREAVEGIRRKLQELGQGDAFDGVTVQPMARLDGYELIVGSSLDAQFGPVLLFGAGGVLVEVFQDRALGLPPLNTTLARRMIERTRIHEALKGVRGRPPVDLAALEKLMVRFSQLVVEQRLIQEVDINPLLASPERLLALDARVVLHPTSVPESALPPLAIQPYPYQYTWRWKARDGQEYILRPIRPEDEPRMVAFHHALSEQSVFMRYAGMMRLDQRVAHERLTRICFIDYAREMALVVENPRVDGGEIVGVGRLTRLLGTSDGEFAMLISDRMQCQGLGTELLQRLVDIGRDWGLSRIVADILGGNRPMQRVCGKLGFEILGFEDPRAEMVKAVKVLG from the coding sequence ATGGCGACGCGCTCTCCGCTGGAACCGACGTATGATCTGCTGCACCAGCAGGCTCGACACCCGCTCGATGCCCTCTTCGCTCCCCGGAGCGTGGCCGTGGTGGGCGCCAGCGAACGCCAGGGCAGCGTGGGCCGCACCATTCTCTGGAACCTCATCAGCAGCCCCTTCGGCGGCACCGTCTATCCGGTCAACCCGAAGCGGAACAACGTGCTCGGCATCCGCGCCTGGCCTTCCATCTCCGCCATCCCGGAGCAGGTGGATCTGGCCGTGGTCGTCACCCCGTCCCCCACCGTGCCCGCCGTCATCCGCGAGTGCGTCCAGGCAGGCGTGAAGGGCGCCATCATCATCTCCGCCGGCTTCAAGGAGACGGGCCCCGAGGGCGTCCGCCTGGAGCAGGAGGTGATGGCCGCGGCCCGGGGCCACCTGCGCATCATCGGCCCCAACTGTCTGGGCGTCATGCGCCCCACCTCCGGCCTCAACGCCACCTTCGCGGGCGCCATGGCCCGGCCCGGCAACGTGGCCTTCATCAGCCAGAGCGGCGCCCTGCTCACCGGCATCCTCGACTGGAGCCTGCGCGAGTCCGTGGGCTTCAGCGCCTTCGTCTCCATGGGCTCCATGCTGGACGTGGGCTGGGGAGACCTCATCGACTACCTGGGCAACGATCCCCGCACCCGCAGCATCCTCCTGTACATGGAGTCCATTGGCGACGCGCGCGCATTCCTCTCCTCCGCGCGCGAGGTGGCGCTCCAGAAGCCCATCATCGTCATCAAGGCCGGGCGCACCGCTCAGGCGGCCCAGGCGGCCGCCTCGCACACCGGCACGCTGGCCGGCAGCGACGAGGTGCTCACCGCCGCCTTCCGCCGCGCCGGTGTGCTGCGTGTCGACAGCATCTCGGACCTCTTCTACATGGCCGAGGTGCTGGCCCGGCAGCCCCGGCCAGAGGGCCGTCGGCTCACGCTGATCACCAACGCGGGCGGACCGGGCGTGCTGGCCACGGATGCGCTCGTGTCGGGCGGAGGAGAGCTGGCGAAGCTGTCCGAGCAGACGGTGACGGCCCTCGACGAGTTCCTGCCACCTCAGTGGAGCCACGGCAACCCGGTGGACATCCTGGGAGACGCGGACCCCGAGCGCTATGCGAAGACGCTCGAGGTGGCCGGCGCGGACGAGAACAGCGATGGGCTGCTCGTCATCCTCACGCCCCAGGACATGACGGAGCCCACGCAGACGGCGGATCGGCTCAAGCCCTACGCCCGCATGGGCAAGCCGGTGCTGGCCAGCTGGATGGGTGGCTCCGCGGTCGCCGCGGGCGAGCGCATCCTCAATGACGCGGGCATCCCGACGTTCGGCTACCCGGACACGGCCGCGCGCATCTTCAATTACATGTGGCGCTACAGCTACAACCTGAGCGCCCTCTATGAGACGCCGACCCTCGCGGAGGAGCCCACGGGGGATGCTCGCGAGCGGGCCCAGGCGCTCATCCACGCCGTCCGCTCCGAGGGCCGCACGCTGCTGACGGAGTACGAGTCCAAGCAGTTGCTGGCCGCCTATGGCATCCCCACCGTGGAGACGCGGTTGGCCGGCACGGTGGACGAGGCGGTGGCGCAGGCCGAGTCCCTGGGCTACCCGGTGGTGGTGAAGCTGCACTCGCGCTCCATCACCCACAAGACGGACGTGGGAGGCGTGCGGCTGAACCTGGGCAGCGCGGCCGCGGTGCGTGAGGCCGTGGAGGGCATCCGCCGGAAGCTCCAGGAGCTGGGCCAGGGCGACGCCTTCGACGGCGTGACGGTGCAGCCCATGGCGAGGCTGGACGGGTACGAGCTCATCGTCGGCAGCAGCCTGGATGCGCAGTTCGGCCCGGTGCTGCTCTTCGGCGCGGGCGGTGTGCTGGTGGAGGTGTTCCAGGATCGGGCGCTGGGGCTGCCTCCCCTGAACACGACGCTGGCGCGTCGGATGATCGAGCGCACCCGCATCCACGAGGCGCTCAAGGGAGTGCGCGGGCGCCCTCCCGTGGACCTGGCGGCGCTGGAGAAGCTGATGGTGCGCTTCAGCCAGCTCGTGGTGGAGCAGCGCCTCATCCAGGAGGTGGACATCAACCCGCTGCTGGCCTCGCCCGAGCGGCTGCTGGCGCTGGACGCGCGCGTGGTGCTTCACCCCACGTCGGTGCCCGAGTCCGCGCTGCCACCGCTGGCCATCCAGCCCTACCCCTACCAGTACACCTGGCGGTGGAAGGCCCGGGATGGCCAGGAGTACATCCTTCGCCCCATCCGCCCCGAGGACGAGCCGAGGATGGTGGCGTTCCACCATGCCCTGTCCGAGCAGAGCGTGTTCATGCGCTACGCCGGCATGATGCGCCTGGATCAGCGGGTGGCCCACGAGCGCCTGACGCGCATCTGCTTCATCGACTACGCACGGGAGATGGCGCTGGTCGTCGAGAACCCCCGGGTGGACGGCGGAGAGATCGTCGGCGTGGGCCGGCTCACGCGGCTGCTCGGCACCTCGGATGGGGAGTTCGCCATGCTCATCAGCGACAGGATGCAGTGCCAGGGGCTGGGCACGGAGCTGCTCCAGCGCCTGGTGGACATCGGCCGCGACTGGGGCCTCTCGCGCATCGTCGCGGACATCCTCGGGGGCAACCGCCCCATGCAGCGCGTCTGCGGCAAGCTGGGCTTCGAGATTCTCGGCTTCGAGGACCCGAGGGCGGAGATGGTGAAGGCCGTGAAGGTCCTGGGCTGA
- a CDS encoding alpha/beta hydrolase, which translates to MEKPVARIEPTGLSRTAGAFLALALATLTSQARAAGAHKAGEIVIETASVKKIGAGTVRYELGTLYVPENRAVPGSRVIGIGFARFRAAQPTGAPPIFNLPGGPGNSDLNALVDGDPVGQALLTLWDMLNAAGDVVVLDQRGFSKRGEMLEFAYLHQPLDRPGSPSAETANMVKAAREAIAAHPDKDLAGYTIVQCAEDVNDLRRALGYDKITLSGESFGSQWAFAVMRLHPEIVARAQLAAVEPLDFGYDMPSHVLAALQRIAFDADRDPGLAPYLPKGGVMGALRAVRERFARGPVTVKLEDETTGRVREVVLGLNELQDSLVAPAHVWPAFVLSLYHGHYDDWARDLVKQRQDNRWPLIGPLIDTSLGVTAAREHLLRTDPGVEFLGTATLDSYTGSAPVWPSPDVGDELRVPVLSSIPVLFIHGDWDTSTPVENTLNMQPYFPNSRTILVHRGRHGARYAVLEQQPAVRAAVIEFLKTGDTRGVPANAVLPAPHFKRPSFPAPEKPSGP; encoded by the coding sequence ATGGAGAAGCCAGTCGCGCGCATCGAACCGACGGGGCTCAGTCGCACAGCCGGAGCGTTCCTGGCCCTCGCTCTTGCCACCCTCACCTCTCAGGCTCGCGCAGCAGGCGCCCACAAGGCCGGCGAGATCGTCATCGAGACCGCCTCCGTGAAGAAGATCGGGGCCGGGACGGTGCGGTACGAGCTAGGCACCCTCTACGTGCCAGAGAACCGGGCCGTCCCGGGCAGCCGCGTCATCGGCATTGGGTTCGCCCGTTTCCGAGCGGCGCAGCCCACGGGGGCCCCGCCAATCTTCAATCTGCCCGGCGGGCCTGGGAATAGCGATCTCAACGCCCTGGTCGACGGAGACCCTGTTGGGCAAGCCCTGCTCACACTGTGGGACATGCTCAACGCCGCGGGCGACGTCGTGGTCCTTGACCAACGCGGCTTTTCGAAGCGCGGAGAGATGCTCGAGTTTGCCTACCTGCACCAACCCTTGGACAGGCCGGGTTCGCCGTCGGCCGAGACCGCGAACATGGTGAAGGCGGCCCGAGAAGCGATCGCGGCCCACCCGGATAAAGACCTCGCCGGGTACACCATCGTTCAGTGCGCCGAGGACGTGAACGATCTGCGGCGGGCCCTTGGGTACGACAAGATCACGCTCTCCGGGGAGAGCTTCGGGTCGCAGTGGGCGTTCGCCGTGATGCGGCTTCACCCCGAGATTGTCGCCCGCGCGCAGCTGGCGGCCGTCGAGCCGCTCGACTTCGGGTACGACATGCCTTCGCACGTCCTCGCGGCGCTTCAACGCATTGCCTTCGACGCCGACCGGGACCCCGGGCTCGCGCCCTACCTGCCGAAGGGCGGCGTCATGGGCGCGTTGCGCGCGGTGCGCGAACGCTTCGCGCGCGGGCCAGTCACGGTCAAGCTCGAGGACGAGACGACGGGGAGGGTTCGAGAGGTGGTGCTCGGGCTCAATGAGCTTCAGGACTCGCTGGTCGCGCCCGCCCACGTGTGGCCGGCCTTTGTCCTGTCGCTCTATCACGGTCACTATGATGACTGGGCGCGCGACCTCGTGAAGCAGCGCCAGGACAACCGGTGGCCCCTCATCGGCCCGCTGATCGATACGAGCCTCGGAGTGACGGCGGCCCGTGAGCACCTCCTCCGAACCGACCCGGGCGTCGAGTTCCTCGGCACGGCCACCCTCGACTCCTACACCGGATCGGCGCCGGTCTGGCCGTCCCCGGACGTGGGTGACGAGCTACGGGTGCCGGTGTTGAGCTCCATCCCGGTGCTCTTCATCCATGGCGATTGGGACACGTCCACGCCCGTCGAGAACACGCTGAACATGCAGCCGTATTTTCCGAACAGCCGAACGATCCTGGTGCACCGTGGCAGGCACGGCGCCCGCTATGCGGTCCTTGAGCAGCAGCCCGCAGTCCGGGCGGCGGTCATCGAGTTCCTCAAGACCGGTGACACCCGCGGGGTACCGGCCAATGCCGTGCTGCCCGCCCCTCATTTCAAACGGCCCTCCTTCCCTGCGCCCGAGAAACCTTCGGGTCCTTAG
- a CDS encoding AraC family transcriptional regulator — MNRVRGYAVIEDELHLDGMRVIEVRHAPALVLPTHAHDTAKLGVLLAGGGSERSGLELDSHTPLALFTRRPLRSHENQYHAQGAHLLFVQLDPSDRRARAAIDPPRLALPTALELGQLLARAFGEPRPCRRRRVRDAVKTILRTLDEMPRRRPPAWLDEARELLVANMAQPPTLGELGRVVGTHPVHLAQSFRAHWGMTTRHYLRAHRVFHALELIDRGGTLAETAAAVGFADQSHMTRAIRRERGAPPGALRRQSADS; from the coding sequence ATGAACCGTGTGCGGGGCTACGCTGTCATCGAAGACGAGCTGCATCTCGATGGGATGCGCGTCATCGAGGTGCGGCACGCGCCGGCGCTCGTCCTACCTACCCACGCGCATGACACGGCGAAGCTCGGCGTCTTGCTGGCTGGGGGAGGCAGTGAGCGGTCCGGGCTCGAGCTCGACAGCCATACGCCGCTCGCCCTCTTTACGCGTCGACCCCTTCGCTCTCACGAGAACCAATACCACGCGCAGGGCGCTCACTTGCTGTTCGTCCAGTTGGACCCCAGCGACAGACGGGCGCGCGCCGCCATCGACCCGCCGCGCCTCGCTCTCCCTACCGCTCTCGAGCTCGGACAGCTCCTGGCGCGGGCGTTCGGCGAGCCCCGTCCGTGCCGGCGCCGTCGCGTACGCGATGCGGTCAAGACGATCTTGCGCACGCTCGATGAAATGCCCCGACGGCGCCCGCCCGCATGGCTCGACGAGGCCCGCGAGCTCCTCGTGGCGAACATGGCCCAGCCGCCAACGCTGGGAGAGCTCGGGCGCGTCGTCGGCACGCACCCCGTGCACCTCGCGCAATCCTTTCGCGCCCACTGGGGCATGACGACGCGTCACTATCTGCGTGCACATCGCGTGTTTCACGCCCTGGAGCTCATCGACCGCGGGGGCACGCTCGCCGAAACAGCGGCGGCGGTCGGCTTCGCCGATCAGAGTCATATGACGAGGGCCATTCGCCGCGAGCGGGGCGCCCCGCCGGGAGCGCTGCGACGGCAGTCTGCCGACTCTTGA
- a CDS encoding DUF5953 family protein: MGPRLRRTATGGWVVRLTETPLDLDNPAHLEALVRAYDRFPEVGGRVNSR; the protein is encoded by the coding sequence CTGGGACCCCGGTTGCGGCGCACGGCGACGGGCGGGTGGGTGGTTCGGCTCACGGAGACGCCGCTGGATCTCGACAACCCAGCGCACCTGGAGGCGCTTGTGCGCGCGTATGATCGTTTCCCGGAGGTTGGTGGGCGCGTCAACTCGCGCTGA
- a CDS encoding NUDIX hydrolase: MTDGRAWQGNWKARLYERVRERGYESLTAFAEARPAVPLYALAEELGKEDVVGVQVLSELLAEAEQRKQVTRFVRDVLVRMLAQSLPDGWPAVMDDANRFKVAKALGSWSAYTPETHQARADQVRAALRATPPPPGWRPLGPDDALLRTLLPDEEV; this comes from the coding sequence ATGACCGACGGACGTGCCTGGCAGGGCAACTGGAAGGCCCGACTGTATGAGCGGGTACGCGAGCGGGGCTACGAGTCGCTCACCGCGTTCGCCGAGGCGCGCCCTGCGGTCCCGCTGTATGCGTTGGCCGAGGAACTGGGCAAGGAGGATGTCGTCGGAGTGCAGGTGCTGAGCGAGTTGCTTGCGGAGGCGGAGCAGCGCAAACAGGTCACACGCTTCGTGCGCGATGTGCTCGTGCGCATGTTGGCCCAGAGCCTCCCCGATGGTTGGCCAGCCGTGATGGACGACGCAAACCGTTTCAAGGTGGCCAAGGCGCTCGGTTCATGGTCCGCCTACACCCCTGAAACACATCAGGCACGAGCTGATCAGGTCAGGGCTGCACTCCGTGCGACGCCACCGCCGCCTGGCTGGCGTCCGTTGGGTCCCGACGACGCGCTGCTCCGCACGCTCTTGCCCGACGAGGAAGTCTGA
- a CDS encoding DUF2380 domain-containing protein, producing the protein MNRPRGDIAAALRQLADNRGLAGQVNGLFVPSIAYGSHQMQWLAGALGGISPLADAAWAVDEPTMGLALLRLAGPRLQAAISGVTLLAAWVDFLNLAEAILRQCPAYSVERLLRNIHRVQQLIEPSMRALSSLEPAQVEAATAALPALMGQLTQEFHSLREGARASMERAGQFIAAAQAIEMLTMVSMLKLSLPRLPPTAPALVGVGLVMGSNGVMMGSQLVVTAEWVELMRRLVRAGVLSAFAVGAAVRIHAGLVLMAQANQALPQGVREALGEGPEVSAIHETGKAGAGMAERPQHHVLPEEFREWFEKRGFNGSMDIDKFCVELEQAHHQAVHGGGNWRLGRTWPREWNQMIMKALRDAELEVGRRLTRNEVLNLVAERMKDYGIPMNFTPWRGR; encoded by the coding sequence GTGAACCGCCCCAGGGGCGATATCGCCGCTGCGCTCCGCCAGCTCGCGGACAACAGAGGCCTCGCCGGCCAGGTCAACGGCCTGTTCGTCCCTTCCATCGCCTATGGCTCTCACCAGATGCAATGGCTTGCTGGCGCTCTGGGGGGCATCAGCCCGCTGGCTGACGCTGCATGGGCGGTGGATGAGCCGACCATGGGATTGGCCCTCCTGCGCCTCGCTGGCCCACGACTCCAGGCCGCCATCTCCGGCGTCACTCTGCTCGCCGCATGGGTCGATTTTCTCAACCTTGCAGAGGCTATCCTGCGACAGTGCCCCGCCTACAGCGTCGAGCGGCTGCTGCGGAACATCCACCGCGTGCAGCAGCTCATTGAGCCCTCCATGAGGGCACTGTCCTCCCTGGAGCCAGCACAGGTAGAGGCAGCAACGGCCGCGCTGCCCGCGTTGATGGGCCAGCTCACCCAGGAGTTCCATTCCCTCCGTGAGGGCGCTCGCGCGTCCATGGAACGCGCAGGTCAGTTCATCGCGGCGGCGCAAGCGATAGAGATGCTCACGATGGTATCGATGTTGAAGTTGTCGCTGCCACGGCTGCCGCCAACCGCACCTGCCTTGGTGGGCGTGGGACTGGTGATGGGCTCCAACGGAGTGATGATGGGCTCGCAGCTCGTTGTCACCGCCGAGTGGGTGGAGTTGATGCGACGGCTGGTGCGGGCGGGCGTCCTCTCTGCTTTCGCTGTCGGCGCCGCAGTGCGCATCCACGCCGGACTGGTGTTGATGGCGCAAGCGAACCAGGCGTTACCGCAAGGCGTGCGCGAGGCGCTGGGCGAGGGCCCCGAGGTTTCCGCCATACACGAGACTGGCAAAGCGGGAGCGGGGATGGCCGAACGGCCACAACATCACGTCCTGCCGGAGGAGTTCCGCGAGTGGTTCGAGAAGCGCGGCTTCAATGGCAGCATGGACATCGACAAGTTCTGCGTCGAGTTGGAGCAGGCTCACCACCAGGCGGTCCATGGCGGTGGCAATTGGCGTCTGGGGCGTACATGGCCTCGAGAATGGAACCAGATGATCATGAAGGCGCTACGCGACGCTGAGCTCGAGGTGGGCCGGAGGTTGACGCGAAACGAGGTCCTGAACCTCGTCGCGGAGCGTATGAAGGACTACGGCATTCCGATGAACTTCACCCCCTGGAGAGGGCGATGA
- a CDS encoding NUDIX hydrolase codes for MTDGSSWQGNWKTRLYERVRERGYESLTAFAEAHPTLPLVELAQKLGGDEVNAVQVFSGLVAEAERSHQLTRLVRGQFVRELAESFPDGWPASMDDETRFEVAMMLGSWSAFTPETHQGRVTRVRAALRATPPPPGWRPLSSDDELLRTLLPDEEV; via the coding sequence ATGACCGACGGAAGCTCCTGGCAGGGCAACTGGAAGACTCGCTTGTATGAGCGAGTCCGTGAGCGCGGCTATGAGTCACTCACCGCCTTTGCCGAAGCGCACCCGACCCTTCCGCTGGTCGAGCTGGCCCAGAAACTGGGAGGGGATGAGGTCAACGCCGTGCAGGTGTTCAGCGGGTTGGTGGCCGAGGCGGAACGCAGCCATCAGCTCACACGCCTGGTGCGCGGCCAGTTCGTGCGCGAGCTCGCCGAGAGTTTCCCGGACGGCTGGCCGGCCTCGATGGATGACGAGACTCGATTCGAGGTTGCCATGATGCTTGGCTCGTGGAGCGCCTTCACCCCTGAAACCCACCAGGGGCGCGTCACGCGGGTCAGGGCAGCCCTCCGAGCCACTCCTCCGCCCCCAGGATGGCGCCCGCTCAGCTCCGATGATGAGCTGCTCCGCACGCTCTTGCCCGACGAGGAAGTCTGA
- a CDS encoding DUF2380 domain-containing protein, whose product MFTRCIAYGSHQLQWLHGALGGAATLADTAWAVDEPDMELALLRLSGPRLQAAMSGTTLLAAWVDFLHLAGAVLRQCPAYSTERLYADMNRVQQRIEPSLKALSSLEPSQVEAAALAMPELMGQLSREFHSLREGARVANERAGQLMAAAQAVEMLTLLSMLRLPLPRLPPAAPASLGVGLVMGSNGVMMGSQVVVTAEWVEMMRRLVQAGVLSVPAVSSAVRIHAGQVLMSQARGDLPQGVREALGDGPEVRAMHETGKAGAGMAEPPEHHVMPKEHREWFEQRGFTGAMDIDQFCVRLETAIHQAIHGGGNWRLGRTWPGEWNQLIMRALRDAEEEIGQMLTRDQVLKVLAREMKRYNIPMNFTRWKGR is encoded by the coding sequence GTGTTCACCCGCTGCATCGCCTACGGCTCACACCAACTGCAATGGCTCCACGGCGCGTTGGGTGGCGCCGCCACGTTGGCGGACACTGCATGGGCGGTGGATGAACCCGACATGGAGCTGGCCCTCCTGCGCCTGTCCGGCCCGCGTCTCCAGGCGGCCATGTCCGGCACCACCCTGCTTGCCGCGTGGGTCGACTTCCTCCACCTCGCTGGCGCCGTGCTCCGGCAGTGCCCCGCCTACAGCACGGAGAGGCTGTACGCGGACATGAACCGCGTGCAGCAACGCATCGAGCCCTCCTTGAAGGCGCTCTCCTCCCTGGAACCCTCACAGGTGGAGGCCGCAGCGCTCGCGATGCCCGAACTCATGGGTCAGCTCTCTCGGGAGTTTCACTCCCTCCGAGAGGGAGCACGCGTCGCCAACGAGCGCGCCGGTCAGCTCATGGCGGCAGCGCAGGCCGTCGAGATGCTCACCCTGCTCTCGATGCTGAGGCTGCCCCTGCCACGGCTGCCCCCAGCCGCCCCTGCCTCGCTCGGCGTGGGCCTGGTGATGGGCTCCAACGGCGTGATGATGGGGTCCCAGGTGGTTGTCACTGCCGAGTGGGTGGAGATGATGCGCCGACTGGTGCAGGCGGGCGTCCTCTCCGTTCCAGCCGTCAGCTCCGCCGTCCGCATCCACGCCGGCCAGGTGCTGATGTCTCAGGCGCGCGGGGACCTGCCGCAGGGCGTGCGCGAGGCGCTGGGCGACGGACCTGAGGTTCGCGCCATGCACGAAACCGGCAAAGCGGGCGCTGGCATGGCCGAGCCACCCGAGCACCATGTCATGCCCAAGGAGCACCGCGAGTGGTTCGAGCAGCGCGGCTTCACGGGTGCCATGGATATCGATCAGTTCTGCGTCCGATTGGAAACGGCGATACATCAGGCGATTCACGGCGGTGGCAACTGGCGCCTGGGCCGCACATGGCCCGGCGAATGGAATCAGTTGATCATGCGCGCGCTACGAGATGCAGAGGAAGAGATTGGCCAGATGTTGACTCGTGACCAGGTCTTGAAGGTCCTCGCAAGAGAGATGAAGCGCTATAACATCCCGATGAACTTCACCCGCTGGAAAGGGCGATGA
- the gltG gene encoding adventurous gliding motility protein GltG: MAIPLTVKVFKGETLVTTQDFERDIIKIGRLSSAHLRLEDEKVSRVHSVLEVGTDGSLSIIDMGSVEGTYINGKRVNRGRVTFGDEIRVGGTTLRLENPAAVAAVNLSAAVASAEVPAPSAPVAVEVAPAPVAAVEPSLAVAEKHELVTQPVEATPAEPMPRVRAERRSRASGPLGVSLSFVWGDQRVGEFFLPPGEKKSFTVGSAAGVDFVTGDSRLGSQSLEVLRTDGQTYSVCFTGRMKGELIRNEETLSLEAVIESGKATHEDSAYTLALETEDVFWVDLGGVTLEVCFQPVPRRVYVPLAESVDYRALNIFLVMFFAATMFVISAMNRSDRDDAFADELNVDQTRLTKLIIKPPEPQKNPLIAKLNEQKAQQKPSAPQTSREPKKQPKLPNKSLTTPITATPKDTARTMVKSLLGGGRAGVASIFGGSGLNSDLRNAISNVSVAVGTPGGIIGLGTKTGPGGPGGSGGSTIGLGPIGTSGRAGGNKDYGAAVGLTGKQTVDVAIAMSEPEVKEGSLDKELVRKVIQDHRQQIRACFESLLNQYPDLNGKVQTQFTIGPQGQVLQSNVTQSSTGSKELDSCVARHVRLWEFPKPKGGGIVVVSYPFIFKQAGR; encoded by the coding sequence CGCTCGTCACGACGCAGGACTTCGAGCGCGACATCATCAAGATCGGCCGCCTGTCGTCGGCCCACCTGCGGCTGGAGGACGAGAAGGTCAGCCGGGTCCACTCCGTGCTCGAGGTGGGGACGGATGGTTCGCTGTCCATCATCGACATGGGCAGCGTCGAGGGCACGTACATCAACGGCAAGCGCGTCAACCGGGGCCGCGTCACCTTCGGCGATGAGATCCGCGTGGGCGGCACCACCCTGCGGCTGGAGAACCCGGCCGCGGTGGCCGCGGTGAACCTCTCCGCCGCCGTGGCGAGCGCCGAGGTGCCCGCGCCGAGTGCCCCGGTGGCCGTCGAGGTGGCTCCAGCGCCTGTCGCCGCGGTGGAGCCGTCCCTGGCCGTCGCGGAGAAGCACGAGCTCGTGACGCAGCCGGTGGAGGCGACGCCCGCCGAGCCCATGCCTCGCGTGCGCGCCGAGCGCCGGAGCCGAGCGAGCGGGCCGCTGGGCGTGTCGCTGAGCTTCGTGTGGGGCGACCAGCGCGTGGGCGAGTTCTTCCTGCCTCCGGGCGAGAAGAAGTCCTTCACGGTGGGCAGCGCGGCGGGCGTGGACTTCGTCACGGGCGACTCGCGGCTCGGCAGTCAGAGCCTGGAGGTGCTGCGCACGGACGGGCAGACGTACAGCGTCTGCTTCACGGGAAGGATGAAGGGCGAGCTCATCCGGAACGAAGAGACGCTGAGCCTCGAGGCGGTCATCGAGTCCGGCAAGGCGACGCACGAGGACTCGGCGTACACGCTGGCGCTGGAGACGGAGGACGTCTTCTGGGTGGACCTGGGCGGAGTGACGCTGGAGGTCTGCTTCCAGCCGGTGCCCCGGCGGGTGTACGTGCCGCTGGCCGAGTCGGTGGACTACCGGGCGCTCAACATCTTCCTGGTGATGTTCTTCGCCGCGACGATGTTCGTGATCAGCGCGATGAACCGGAGCGACCGGGACGACGCCTTCGCCGACGAGCTCAACGTCGACCAGACGCGCCTGACGAAGCTCATCATCAAGCCGCCCGAGCCGCAGAAGAACCCCCTCATCGCGAAGCTCAACGAGCAGAAGGCCCAGCAGAAGCCTTCCGCGCCGCAGACGAGCCGGGAGCCGAAGAAGCAGCCCAAGCTCCCGAACAAGTCGCTGACGACTCCGATCACGGCGACGCCGAAGGACACCGCGCGGACCATGGTCAAGAGCCTGCTCGGCGGCGGCAGGGCGGGCGTCGCCAGCATCTTCGGCGGCTCCGGCCTGAACAGCGACCTCAGGAACGCCATCAGCAACGTCAGCGTCGCGGTGGGGACTCCAGGCGGAATCATCGGGCTGGGGACGAAGACGGGGCCTGGTGGCCCGGGTGGTTCGGGCGGGAGCACCATCGGCCTGGGCCCCATCGGGACATCGGGCCGCGCGGGCGGCAACAAGGACTACGGGGCAGCGGTGGGGCTCACCGGCAAGCAGACGGTGGACGTGGCCATCGCCATGTCGGAGCCGGAGGTGAAGGAAGGCTCGCTGGACAAGGAATTGGTGCGCAAGGTCATCCAGGACCACCGGCAGCAGATCCGCGCCTGCTTCGAGAGCCTGCTCAACCAGTACCCGGACCTGAACGGCAAGGTGCAGACGCAGTTCACCATCGGGCCGCAGGGGCAGGTGCTCCAGTCGAACGTGACGCAGTCGAGCACGGGCAGCAAGGAGCTGGATTCCTGCGTGGCCCGCCACGTGCGGCTCTGGGAGTTCCCCAAACCCAAGGGCGGAGGCATCGTGGTCGTCAGCTACCCGTTCATCTTCAAGCAGGCCGGTAGGTGA